One window of Trifolium pratense cultivar HEN17-A07 linkage group LG5, ARS_RC_1.1, whole genome shotgun sequence genomic DNA carries:
- the LOC123883090 gene encoding germin-like protein subfamily 3 member 1, whose translation MFQIIFLLSLFLSISNAANQDFCVADLKAPDTPSGYPCKPAATVTVDDFAFSGLIAPGNTTNIISAAVTPAFVGQFPGVNGLGLSAGRLDIAVGGVIPLHTHPGANELLIVTQGHITAGFVSSASTVYVKTLKKGEIMVFPQGLLHFQVGAGKRNAVGFVIFSSTSPGLQILDFALFASNFSTPLITKTTFLDPVLVKKLKSVLGGSG comes from the coding sequence atgTTTCAAATAATTTTCCTCCTATCTCTTTTCCTATCCATTTCCAATGCTGCAAACCAAGATTTCTGTGTAGCAGATCTCAAAGCCCCAGACACCCCTTCAGGCTACCCTTGCAAGCCAGCTGCAACAGTAACTGTAGATGATTTTGCATTTTCTGGCCTAATTGCACCAGGAAACACAACAAACATAATCAGCGCCGCCGTTACGCCTGCATTTGTTGGACAATTTCCAGGTGTTAATGGTCTTGGTCTCTCTGCAGGAAGGCTAGACATTGCTGTTGGTGGTGTTATCCCTTTGCATACTCATCCAGGTGCTAATGAACTTCTTATTGTGACACAAGGTCACATCACTGCTGGATTTGTTTCATCAGCTAGCACTGTTTATGTTAAGACATTGAAGAAAGGTGAGATTATGGTTTTTCCACAAGGTTTGTTGCATTTTCAAGTTGGTGCTGGTAAGAGAAATGCTGttggttttgttatttttagtaGTACTAGTCCTGGTCTTCAAATTCTTGATTTTGCACTTTTTGCTAGTAATTTCTCTACTCCTTTGATTACAAAGACTACTTTCCTTGATCCTGTTCTTGTCAAGAAGCTTAAGAGTGTTCTTGGAGGCAGTGGCTAG